One region of Variovorax sp. J2L1-78 genomic DNA includes:
- the trbE gene encoding conjugal transfer protein TrbE, giving the protein MLNLTEYRKRPALLADWLPWAGMVAPGVVLNKDGSFQRTARFRGPDLDSATQGELVATSARLNNALRRLGSGWALFVDAVRREAADYPDSSFPEPLSWLVDEERRAAFEEDASHFESSYHVTLLYLPPEESTARAARMLYENHRSEGVDWRERLETFVSETERLFGLLDGVMPEISWLDDAQTLTYLHGCVSTRRHAVAVPEVAMHLDALLADEPLVGGLAPMLGNQHLRALSIRGFPTSTWPGLLDDLNRLGFAYRWSTRFLCLDKAEAEKELRRLRRQWFAKRKNIVALLRETIFQQESPLVDSDASNKASDADAALQELGSDQVAFGYVTATVTVLDADATAADEKLRAVERAIQGRGFVTIPETLNAVDAWLSSVPGHAYANVRQPIVSTLNLAHMMPVSAVWAGPERNAHLDGPPLIVTRTDGATPFRLVTHIGDVGHTLIVGPTGMGKSVLLSTLAMQFRRYPDSRIFAFDMGRSMRATILGLGGEHYDLGAEGAIAFQPLARIDQHGYRTWAAEWIEGRLLQEGIAVGPPEKDAVWSALNSLASAPVEQRTMTGLSVLLQSNALRQALQPYVLGGAHGKLLDADTDRLGSSSVQGFEMEELMHSKAAVLAVLGYLFSRFDERFDGAPTLLILDEAWLFLDDPVFASRIRQWLKTLRKKNVSVIFATQSLADIKDSTIAPAIVESCASRIFLPNPQATEPQIRVIYEGFGLNGRQMEIVATAQPKRDYYYQSRLGNRVFDLGLGPVALAFAGASTPEDQRAIDAVSAAATSSGFAAAWLRHRDLDWAADLIPSFPFIPSSLQENSP; this is encoded by the coding sequence ATGTTGAATCTCACCGAATACCGCAAGCGCCCCGCGTTGCTGGCCGACTGGTTACCGTGGGCCGGAATGGTGGCGCCCGGCGTCGTGCTCAACAAGGATGGCTCGTTCCAGCGCACGGCACGGTTCCGGGGGCCGGACCTGGACAGCGCGACACAAGGAGAGTTGGTCGCCACGTCGGCGCGGCTCAACAACGCGCTACGGCGTCTCGGCTCCGGTTGGGCCTTGTTCGTCGACGCCGTGCGACGCGAAGCGGCTGACTATCCCGATTCGAGCTTTCCCGAGCCGCTCTCGTGGCTGGTTGACGAAGAACGCCGTGCCGCTTTCGAGGAGGACGCCAGCCACTTCGAAAGCAGCTACCACGTGACGCTGCTGTACCTGCCGCCTGAGGAGTCGACGGCCCGCGCGGCCCGGATGCTCTATGAGAACCACCGGTCCGAAGGCGTGGATTGGCGTGAGCGGCTCGAAACCTTCGTGTCCGAGACCGAACGCCTCTTCGGTCTGCTCGACGGCGTGATGCCGGAGATCTCATGGCTCGACGACGCGCAGACCTTGACCTACCTGCATGGCTGCGTGTCCACGCGCCGGCATGCGGTGGCCGTGCCCGAGGTAGCCATGCATCTGGACGCGCTGCTGGCCGACGAACCGTTAGTGGGCGGTCTGGCGCCGATGCTCGGAAATCAGCACCTGCGGGCGCTGTCGATTCGCGGGTTTCCGACCTCCACTTGGCCGGGCCTGCTCGACGATCTGAACCGCTTAGGCTTCGCCTACCGCTGGAGCACGCGATTCCTGTGCCTGGACAAGGCCGAAGCAGAGAAGGAGTTGCGGCGCCTGCGCCGCCAATGGTTCGCCAAGCGCAAGAACATCGTCGCACTGCTGCGCGAGACCATCTTCCAGCAGGAGAGCCCGCTGGTGGATTCCGATGCCTCGAACAAGGCATCGGATGCCGACGCGGCGCTGCAGGAGCTGGGTAGCGACCAGGTGGCCTTCGGCTACGTCACGGCCACAGTGACCGTGCTCGACGCCGACGCCACGGCGGCCGACGAGAAGCTGCGTGCCGTGGAGCGAGCCATCCAGGGCCGCGGCTTTGTCACCATTCCCGAGACCCTGAACGCGGTCGATGCCTGGTTGTCGTCCGTGCCGGGCCATGCCTATGCGAATGTGCGACAGCCGATTGTTTCAACGCTGAACCTTGCGCACATGATGCCGGTGTCGGCAGTGTGGGCCGGTCCGGAGCGCAATGCGCATCTTGATGGCCCGCCGTTGATCGTCACCCGAACCGATGGAGCCACGCCGTTTCGTCTGGTCACGCATATCGGCGACGTGGGTCACACGCTGATCGTCGGACCAACCGGCATGGGCAAGTCGGTGCTGCTCTCGACGCTGGCGATGCAGTTTCGCCGCTACCCGGACTCGCGCATCTTCGCCTTCGACATGGGGCGCTCTATGCGGGCCACAATCTTGGGGCTCGGTGGAGAGCACTATGACCTGGGCGCTGAAGGAGCCATTGCTTTCCAGCCGCTAGCCCGCATCGACCAGCACGGCTATCGCACCTGGGCGGCTGAGTGGATCGAGGGCCGGCTGTTGCAGGAAGGCATTGCCGTCGGCCCGCCCGAGAAGGATGCTGTCTGGTCCGCGCTCAACAGCCTGGCCAGCGCGCCCGTCGAACAGCGCACCATGACCGGCTTGTCGGTGCTGCTGCAGTCCAACGCACTGCGGCAGGCTCTGCAGCCTTACGTGCTGGGTGGCGCTCACGGCAAACTGCTCGATGCTGATACGGACCGACTCGGCTCCTCATCCGTGCAGGGCTTCGAGATGGAAGAGCTGATGCACAGCAAGGCGGCAGTGCTGGCGGTGCTCGGCTACCTGTTTTCCCGCTTCGACGAGCGCTTCGATGGCGCGCCTACGTTGCTGATCCTGGATGAGGCCTGGCTGTTCCTGGACGACCCGGTGTTCGCCTCGCGCATCCGTCAGTGGCTCAAGACGCTTCGCAAGAAGAACGTCTCGGTGATCTTCGCCACGCAGTCGCTGGCGGACATCAAGGATTCGACGATTGCGCCGGCCATCGTGGAGAGCTGCGCAAGCCGCATTTTCCTGCCGAACCCGCAGGCGACCGAGCCGCAGATTCGGGTGATCTACGAGGGTTTCGGACTCAACGGGCGGCAGATGGAAATCGTCGCGACTGCGCAACCCAAACGCGACTACTACTACCAGTCGCGGCTGGGCAACCGGGTTTTCGACCTCGGACTGGGGCCGGTGGCGCTGGCGTTTGCCGGAGCGTCCACACCCGAAGACCAACGGGCCATCGACGCCGTGTCCGCAGCCGCCACTTCCTCGGGCTTCGCAGCAGCTTGGCTGCGCCACCGCGACCTCGATTGGGCCGCTGACCTCATCCCATCGTTTCCATTCATTCCTTCGTCACTTCAGGAGAACTCACCATGA
- a CDS encoding VirB3 family type IV secretion system protein gives MNSTIGSLAGFEVPLHRSLTEPILLGGAPRTVAIANGTLAAAVGLGLQLWLPGFGLWVIGHSLAVWGARLDPQFMQVFARHIKHRQLLDV, from the coding sequence ATGAACTCCACCATCGGAAGTCTGGCCGGCTTCGAGGTGCCGCTGCACCGGTCTTTGACCGAGCCGATCCTGCTGGGTGGGGCACCGCGCACCGTGGCGATCGCCAACGGCACGCTGGCCGCCGCAGTCGGCTTGGGCCTGCAGCTCTGGCTTCCCGGCTTCGGGCTATGGGTCATCGGACATTCGCTCGCCGTCTGGGGAGCTCGCCTGGACCCGCAATTCATGCAGGTCTTCGCGCGACACATCAAGCACCGGCAGTTGCTGGACGTGTGA
- a CDS encoding EexN family lipoprotein: MRQLLIMILAAVAAVLVAACSKPAPIESVESLMANPERLKELRAQCKVDHAKVGDAQCNAVAEATRQRFFGSDGPKYTPPSSTTSPPPAAFSPPAASAPAAPSPVPPSAPKD; encoded by the coding sequence ATGAGACAGCTTCTGATCATGATCCTGGCCGCTGTCGCAGCGGTGTTGGTTGCTGCCTGCAGCAAGCCCGCGCCCATCGAGTCCGTCGAGTCGCTGATGGCCAATCCCGAGCGCCTGAAGGAACTGCGCGCGCAATGCAAGGTTGACCACGCCAAGGTCGGCGATGCCCAGTGCAACGCGGTGGCAGAGGCAACGCGCCAGCGGTTCTTTGGCAGCGACGGGCCGAAGTACACGCCGCCCTCTTCGACCACATCCCCGCCGCCGGCAGCGTTCTCTCCGCCCGCGGCATCGGCGCCCGCAGCACCGTCTCCCGTGCCTCCATCGGCGCCCAAGGACTGA
- the trbL gene encoding P-type conjugative transfer protein TrbL has translation MNDLSVIDRFLDVFSRYIDSGFGLLGGEVGFLTATLVAIDMTLAGLFWAMSNASGGSGDDVIGKLIKKVLYVGAFAFILNNFNSLSGIVFRSFAGLGLVASGSSMTQGQLLQPGRLARVGVEAGAPIMKQISDLTGFPEVLANLDVITVLFLAWLVLIVSFFVLAVQLFVTLIEFKLTTLAGFVLVPFALWNKTAFLAERVLGNVVSSGIKVLVLAVIVGIGTGLFAEFTVPPGAEPSIDHALVIMLAALAMLGLGIFGPGIATGLVSGAPQLGAGAAAGTALGAAGLAVAGGAAVAGAGSAVAAGARMAPGAARSAIGGGASAARSATAVASGAKSAYQAGAAASGASGMRAAGAGLANVARSGTSAVGQRVASGARAVKDGVASFVADAAAPAAAKPAADGSEAHAPTAEPAWAKQMRRKQQMTHAATTAAHTLRSGDAGGSGASPSLHDSSNT, from the coding sequence ATGAACGACCTGTCGGTCATCGACCGCTTCCTGGACGTCTTCTCGCGCTACATCGACTCGGGCTTCGGCCTGCTGGGCGGCGAGGTGGGGTTCCTGACAGCCACGCTGGTCGCGATAGACATGACGCTGGCAGGCCTCTTCTGGGCGATGAGCAACGCCAGCGGCGGCAGTGGCGACGACGTGATCGGCAAGCTGATCAAGAAGGTGCTGTACGTCGGCGCCTTCGCCTTCATCCTGAATAACTTCAACAGCTTGTCGGGGATCGTGTTCCGGTCGTTCGCCGGACTGGGGCTGGTGGCGTCGGGCTCGTCGATGACCCAGGGCCAGTTGCTGCAGCCGGGCCGGCTGGCGCGCGTGGGCGTGGAGGCCGGCGCGCCGATCATGAAGCAGATCAGCGACCTGACGGGCTTTCCGGAGGTGCTCGCGAACCTCGATGTCATCACCGTGCTGTTCCTGGCCTGGCTGGTGCTGATCGTGAGCTTCTTCGTGCTCGCGGTGCAGCTGTTCGTGACGCTGATCGAGTTCAAGCTGACCACGCTCGCAGGCTTCGTGCTCGTGCCGTTCGCGCTCTGGAACAAGACGGCGTTCCTGGCCGAACGGGTGCTGGGCAACGTGGTGTCTTCGGGCATCAAGGTGCTGGTGCTGGCCGTGATCGTGGGCATCGGCACAGGCCTGTTCGCCGAGTTCACAGTGCCGCCGGGCGCCGAGCCCTCCATCGACCATGCGCTGGTCATCATGCTGGCCGCGCTGGCGATGCTGGGTCTGGGGATCTTCGGGCCGGGCATTGCGACGGGTCTGGTGTCTGGCGCACCCCAGCTCGGAGCGGGTGCGGCGGCGGGGACGGCGCTGGGTGCCGCCGGCTTGGCCGTGGCCGGCGGTGCTGCTGTGGCAGGTGCGGGTTCTGCGGTGGCCGCTGGCGCTCGCATGGCGCCGGGTGCCGCGCGATCAGCCATCGGCGGCGGCGCAAGCGCCGCGCGCTCTGCAACGGCCGTGGCCAGCGGGGCGAAATCCGCCTACCAAGCCGGCGCTGCAGCATCGGGCGCCAGCGGCATGCGCGCGGCCGGTGCAGGCCTTGCCAACGTCGCGCGCAGTGGTACCAGCGCCGTGGGCCAGCGCGTCGCGTCCGGCGCCAGAGCCGTCAAAGACGGGGTGGCGAGCTTCGTTGCCGATGCGGCTGCGCCTGCCGCTGCCAAGCCCGCGGCCGATGGGTCCGAAGCCCATGCGCCAACTGCTGAGCCCGCGTGGGCCAAGCAGATGCGCCGCAAACAGCAGATGACGCATGCGGCGACGACGGCTGCGCACACGTTGCGTTCGGGCGATGCCGGAGGAAGTGGCGCCAGCCCGAGCCTGCATGACAGCTCGAATACCTGA
- a CDS encoding TrbC/VirB2 family protein, which yields MTTSRVSAKPLLYVAAAAALLLAVALPAHAAGSNMPWEAPLQSVLESIQGPVARIIAVIVIISTGLALAFGDTSGGFRKLIQIVFGLSIAFAASSFFLTFFSFTGGAVLA from the coding sequence ATGACGACTTCACGCGTTTCCGCAAAACCGCTTCTCTACGTTGCCGCCGCAGCGGCGCTGCTGCTCGCCGTGGCGCTGCCCGCGCATGCGGCCGGCTCGAACATGCCTTGGGAGGCACCGCTGCAATCGGTGCTCGAATCCATTCAGGGACCGGTGGCACGGATCATTGCAGTGATCGTCATCATTTCGACTGGCCTGGCCCTAGCCTTCGGCGACACCAGCGGCGGCTTCCGGAAATTGATCCAGATCGTGTTTGGTCTGTCGATCGCTTTCGCCGCGTCCAGTTTCTTCCTGACCTTCTTCAGCTTCACGGGCGGGGCGGTGCTGGCATGA
- the trbJ gene encoding P-type conjugative transfer protein TrbJ, protein MKKQLLAAAAASLIAIAPAAHAQWVVIDPTNLAQNIMTAANTLEQINNQIKQLQNQAQSLMNQARNLTSLDFSALNELRAALSATNQLIQQGQGLAFNVAQMETDFRRLYPESYSAAISGTQMATDARTRWTNSLEALRTAAKVQSQAVQSFTSDERTLTDLVNRSQSAAGALQAMQATNQLLALQSRQAMQAQQLQITQDRATALEQARQVAVQERAREVRRRFQGDGTTYTPYTVNFYSN, encoded by the coding sequence ATGAAGAAGCAGCTTCTCGCCGCCGCTGCGGCGTCGCTGATCGCCATTGCTCCCGCCGCGCATGCGCAGTGGGTCGTGATCGATCCCACCAATCTGGCGCAGAACATCATGACGGCCGCCAACACGCTTGAGCAGATCAACAACCAGATCAAACAGTTGCAGAACCAGGCGCAATCGCTGATGAATCAGGCACGCAATCTGACCAGCCTGGATTTCAGCGCGCTCAATGAGCTGCGCGCAGCCCTATCGGCGACGAACCAGTTGATCCAGCAGGGCCAGGGCCTGGCCTTCAACGTTGCGCAGATGGAGACGGATTTCCGTCGGCTGTACCCCGAGTCTTATTCGGCGGCGATCTCGGGCACGCAGATGGCGACCGACGCGCGCACGCGCTGGACCAACTCCCTCGAAGCGCTGCGCACCGCGGCCAAGGTGCAGTCCCAGGCAGTGCAGAGCTTCACGTCCGACGAGCGGACCCTGACCGACCTGGTGAACCGCAGCCAGTCGGCCGCCGGGGCCCTGCAGGCAATGCAAGCGACGAACCAGTTGCTGGCCCTGCAATCGCGCCAGGCGATGCAGGCGCAGCAGCTCCAGATCACGCAGGATCGTGCGACGGCGCTGGAGCAGGCGCGGCAGGTCGCGGTGCAGGAGCGCGCACGCGAGGTGCGCCGGCGTTTCCAGGGCGACGGCACGACGTACACGCCCTACACGGTCAACTTCTACAGCAACTGA
- the trbF gene encoding conjugal transfer protein TrbF, whose product MRFKRPQVRYSATPEPVTPYQAAAQVWDQRIGSARVQAKNWRLMAFGCLSLALLMAGGLVWRSAQSIVTPFVVEVDNAGQVRAVGEAATPYKPNDAQIAHHLARFVTDVRSLSIDPIVVRQNWLEAYEYTTDRGAATLNDYARANDPFSRIGQSSVAVEVTSVVRASDTSFQVRWIERSFANGSPSGMERWTAVLAVVLQPPRTEQRLRKNPLGIYVNGLSWSRELESTDAMKGTKP is encoded by the coding sequence ATGCGGTTCAAACGACCCCAGGTGCGGTACTCGGCGACGCCCGAACCCGTCACCCCCTACCAGGCCGCCGCGCAGGTCTGGGACCAGCGCATCGGCAGCGCGCGCGTTCAGGCGAAGAACTGGAGGCTGATGGCTTTCGGTTGCCTGTCCCTCGCGCTGCTGATGGCCGGCGGCCTCGTGTGGCGTTCGGCCCAGTCCATCGTGACGCCATTCGTCGTCGAGGTGGACAACGCCGGTCAGGTGCGTGCTGTGGGCGAGGCGGCCACGCCCTACAAGCCCAACGACGCGCAGATCGCGCACCACTTGGCGCGCTTCGTCACCGACGTGCGTTCGCTGTCTATCGACCCGATCGTGGTGCGGCAGAACTGGCTCGAGGCCTACGAGTACACGACGGACCGTGGAGCGGCCACCTTGAACGACTACGCGCGAGCGAACGATCCGTTCTCGCGCATTGGGCAAAGCTCGGTGGCCGTGGAGGTGACGAGCGTTGTGCGAGCCAGCGACACGTCTTTCCAGGTGCGCTGGATCGAGCGCAGCTTCGCGAACGGCTCGCCCTCTGGCATGGAGCGCTGGACGGCCGTGCTGGCCGTCGTGCTGCAGCCGCCGCGCACCGAGCAGCGGCTGCGCAAGAACCCACTGGGCATCTATGTCAACGGGCTGTCCTGGAGCCGTGAACTCGAATCCACCGATGCAATGAAAGGAAC
- a CDS encoding LysR family transcriptional regulator: MIELRHLRYFIAVAEELSFRRAAERVHIDQTPLSRTIRDLEDQLGVQLFVRTPRKLHLTPAGLRLLKEVRKLFIRVERTYRAVRDTDVRFRAPLRIGVADGIAQPKLSECLVRWREVAPEVPLELTEMRASELAAALQREQLDAGFSFGLPNDDTISQQPAWSYRAMALLPFGHELALQPTLPITEVLAFPLLSCHADRLPGLLHQIRAIAQRHSTIPTFAGEASTLSGYFTRIAAGLGVGLADAGHVATLCRSDVVAVPLHEDERITTFVLHKHQRFGLPHSLQRFVAHTKTLH; the protein is encoded by the coding sequence ATGATCGAGCTGCGGCACCTACGCTACTTCATCGCAGTCGCTGAGGAACTTAGCTTTCGCCGTGCCGCAGAACGCGTGCACATCGATCAGACCCCGCTATCGCGGACCATCCGCGATCTCGAAGATCAGCTGGGCGTGCAGTTATTTGTCCGCACCCCGCGCAAGTTGCATTTGACGCCTGCCGGTCTGCGTTTGCTCAAGGAGGTACGGAAGCTTTTCATCCGCGTCGAACGCACTTATCGCGCCGTACGCGATACGGACGTCCGCTTCCGCGCACCGTTGCGAATCGGGGTGGCCGACGGAATCGCGCAACCCAAACTTTCCGAGTGCTTGGTACGCTGGCGCGAAGTGGCCCCGGAGGTGCCCCTGGAGCTGACCGAGATGCGTGCTTCGGAGTTGGCGGCAGCATTGCAGCGCGAACAGCTCGATGCAGGCTTTTCATTCGGTCTACCGAATGACGACACCATCTCGCAGCAGCCCGCGTGGAGTTACCGCGCCATGGCACTGCTGCCGTTTGGGCATGAACTCGCATTGCAGCCTACGCTACCTATCACCGAGGTGCTGGCCTTTCCGCTCCTGTCCTGCCATGCCGATCGGCTGCCGGGCCTTCTGCATCAGATTCGGGCTATCGCGCAACGCCACTCGACGATTCCTACATTCGCAGGGGAAGCCTCCACGCTGAGCGGCTACTTCACGCGCATCGCTGCAGGCCTGGGAGTGGGCTTGGCAGACGCGGGTCACGTTGCCACGCTGTGCCGCTCGGATGTTGTGGCCGTACCACTGCACGAGGACGAGCGTATCACCACGTTCGTGCTGCACAAACACCAGCGCTTCGGTCTACCGCATTCGCTGCAACGATTTGTTGCGCACACCAAAACTTTGCATTAG
- a CDS encoding tautomerase family protein, whose product MPLVRVTMLKGKSSEYIKQLSQSIYEALVEAYLMPENDMFQIIEQLEPGTLIYDRRFGIDGERSDDFILINIESDARRRDEKKAFVARLVEKLSVLPGLSPDDVFVRLSANTVMEDWSFGGGKVASDIEYPAG is encoded by the coding sequence ATGCCACTCGTTCGCGTAACTATGCTGAAGGGTAAGTCTTCAGAATACATCAAGCAGCTATCACAGAGCATTTATGAAGCCCTCGTTGAGGCTTATCTCATGCCTGAGAACGACATGTTCCAGATCATCGAACAGTTGGAGCCCGGGACGCTTATATACGATCGACGATTTGGGATCGACGGCGAGCGAAGTGACGATTTCATCCTCATCAACATCGAGTCCGACGCAAGGCGGCGTGATGAGAAGAAGGCGTTTGTGGCCCGTCTCGTGGAGAAGCTTTCGGTATTACCAGGCCTGTCGCCGGACGATGTTTTCGTCCGCCTCTCGGCGAATACCGTAATGGAAGATTGGTCGTTCGGGGGCGGCAAGGTTGCCTCCGACATCGAATATCCGGCGGGATGA
- a CDS encoding CopG family transcriptional regulator: MTRARLNIFIEPEHAKRLDQIATHKGVSKSAVIAAALASFLSPDGEDQREAAIAKRLDQLSRQFDRLERDQNVLIETVALYVRYFLTVSIPVPEGQQEAARAQGRARYVQFIEQLARQIQRGRSLVREVHEDIGPAAADPTQADAQSGTDADAMEVPREPA, encoded by the coding sequence ATGACCCGCGCCCGGCTGAACATCTTCATCGAGCCGGAGCACGCGAAGCGTCTGGACCAGATCGCGACGCACAAGGGCGTGTCGAAGTCCGCCGTGATCGCTGCGGCGCTGGCTTCGTTCCTCTCGCCCGATGGGGAGGACCAGCGTGAGGCCGCCATCGCCAAACGCCTGGACCAGCTTTCACGCCAGTTCGACCGCCTGGAGCGCGACCAGAACGTGCTGATCGAGACGGTGGCGCTCTACGTCCGCTACTTCTTGACGGTCTCGATCCCTGTTCCCGAGGGACAGCAGGAGGCCGCTCGCGCGCAGGGGCGCGCCCGCTACGTGCAGTTCATCGAACAGCTCGCGCGCCAGATCCAGCGCGGGCGCAGCCTGGTGCGCGAAGTCCATGAGGACATTGGACCCGCTGCAGCTGACCCGACGCAGGCGGATGCCCAGTCGGGGACCGATGCCGACGCCATGGAGGTTCCTCGTGAACCTGCCTGA
- a CDS encoding nuclear transport factor 2 family protein — MTTASTSTADANKRLVLKAAQELFGNLDLTAIDRYWGDSYIQHNPLYPDGKEQIRALIQGAIDSGVPTKAEVKRVVAEGDLVWIHAKSFFFGKELATVEIFRVENGKIVEHWDVIQEVPAESANSNTMF, encoded by the coding sequence ATGACAACAGCATCAACATCAACGGCCGACGCCAATAAGCGGCTCGTCCTCAAGGCGGCGCAAGAACTCTTCGGGAATCTGGATCTGACCGCAATTGATCGCTACTGGGGGGATTCATACATACAGCACAACCCGCTCTACCCGGACGGGAAGGAACAAATTCGCGCACTTATCCAAGGCGCAATTGACAGCGGCGTTCCGACCAAGGCAGAAGTGAAGCGAGTGGTCGCAGAGGGCGACCTCGTCTGGATTCACGCGAAGAGCTTCTTCTTCGGCAAGGAACTTGCGACGGTCGAAATATTCCGTGTCGAGAACGGAAAGATCGTCGAGCACTGGGATGTCATCCAGGAAGTGCCCGCGGAATCGGCCAACAGCAATACGATGTTCTAG
- a CDS encoding conjugal transfer protein TraG: MPTRGATGILFGQIVVVLGIALAGLWTGTQWTAHALGNQARLGPPWFRVSHSPVYQPWKLFEWWYFYGAYAPEVFERGGVIAASSGLLATGAAIGMAIWRSRLAKHVTTYGSARWAENEEIAETGLTRPAGVFLGKTAHRDAKYLRHEGPEHVMAFAPTRSGKGVGLVVPTLLSWPGSAVIHDIKGENWNLTAGWRARSSHCLLFNPTDAKSAAYNPLLEVRRGMYEVRDVQNIADILVDPEGALERRNHWEKTSHALLVGAILHVLYAGEDKTLRGVANFLSDPACPFEMTLHRMMTTGHLGEEVHPVVASAAREVLNKSDNERSGVLSTAMSFLGLYRDPTVAEVTSRCDWRIADLISAAHPVSLYLVVPPSDISRTKPLIRLILNQVGRRLTESLDGSDGIARKHKLLLMLDEFPALGRLDFFESALAFMAGYGLRAFLIAQSLNQIDKAYGQNHSILDNCHVRIAFATNDERTAKRISEALGTATELRAQRNYAGHRLAPWLGHLMVSRQETARPLLTPGEVMQLPQDDAVVMVSGHPPIKAKKLRYYQDRNFTTRVLPAPVLVAGAYADRPATRPDDWSGLPPLAALSTSSGGDAGGLADEGGHQLKPELDFTADAPLVPDGEGLLVLDDEDDVPLRPQDVDRKLMRTARLVALDPDDGIAL, translated from the coding sequence ATGCCGACTCGGGGTGCGACCGGTATTTTGTTCGGACAGATTGTTGTGGTGCTGGGTATCGCCCTCGCCGGCCTATGGACTGGCACGCAGTGGACGGCGCATGCGCTTGGCAATCAGGCCAGGCTTGGACCACCTTGGTTCCGCGTTTCGCATTCGCCGGTTTACCAGCCGTGGAAGCTTTTCGAGTGGTGGTATTTCTATGGTGCCTATGCACCCGAGGTATTTGAGCGCGGCGGGGTCATCGCCGCGTCGAGCGGATTGCTGGCCACGGGCGCGGCCATTGGCATGGCGATCTGGCGCTCACGGTTGGCCAAGCACGTCACAACCTACGGTTCCGCTCGATGGGCCGAGAACGAGGAGATTGCCGAAACCGGCTTGACTCGGCCTGCCGGTGTGTTCCTTGGCAAGACCGCGCACAGGGACGCCAAATACCTGCGCCACGAGGGTCCAGAGCACGTGATGGCCTTTGCTCCGACGCGTTCCGGCAAGGGTGTGGGCCTGGTCGTACCGACTCTGCTGTCCTGGCCAGGCTCGGCAGTGATCCACGACATCAAGGGCGAAAACTGGAACCTCACTGCCGGCTGGCGCGCGCGGTCTTCGCATTGCCTGCTATTCAACCCGACTGACGCCAAGTCTGCAGCGTACAACCCGCTGCTCGAAGTACGGCGAGGCATGTACGAAGTCCGAGATGTGCAGAACATCGCCGACATTCTGGTCGATCCTGAAGGCGCGTTGGAGCGGCGCAACCACTGGGAGAAGACCAGCCATGCCCTGCTGGTCGGTGCCATCTTGCACGTGCTCTACGCCGGCGAGGACAAGACGCTGCGCGGTGTGGCCAACTTCCTGTCCGATCCGGCATGCCCATTCGAGATGACGCTGCACCGGATGATGACCACCGGGCATCTGGGTGAAGAGGTCCATCCCGTCGTCGCCTCGGCTGCACGTGAAGTGCTGAACAAGAGCGACAACGAGCGCTCGGGGGTGCTATCCACCGCGATGAGTTTTCTGGGCCTGTACCGTGACCCCACGGTCGCCGAAGTCACCTCGCGCTGCGACTGGCGGATCGCCGACCTCATCTCGGCTGCCCATCCGGTCTCGCTCTACCTGGTCGTGCCGCCCTCGGACATCAGCCGCACCAAGCCGCTGATTCGCTTGATCCTCAACCAGGTCGGCCGGCGATTGACGGAGTCGCTGGACGGCTCAGACGGCATTGCACGCAAGCACAAGCTGCTGCTGATGCTGGACGAGTTCCCTGCGCTTGGGCGGCTGGACTTCTTCGAATCCGCACTGGCTTTCATGGCGGGCTACGGCCTGCGTGCCTTCCTGATCGCGCAGTCGCTCAACCAGATCGACAAGGCCTACGGCCAGAACCACTCCATCCTGGACAACTGCCACGTGCGCATCGCGTTCGCGACGAACGATGAGCGCACGGCCAAGCGTATCTCCGAGGCGCTTGGCACAGCGACCGAGCTGCGCGCCCAGCGCAACTACGCCGGGCACCGGCTCGCGCCATGGCTCGGCCACCTCATGGTGTCGCGCCAGGAGACGGCCCGTCCTCTGCTCACGCCTGGCGAGGTGATGCAGTTGCCGCAGGACGACGCGGTCGTGATGGTCTCCGGCCATCCGCCGATCAAGGCGAAGAAGCTGCGGTACTACCAGGACCGGAACTTCACCACGCGCGTCCTGCCCGCGCCCGTGCTGGTTGCCGGCGCGTACGCGGACCGTCCCGCGACGCGCCCTGACGACTGGAGCGGATTGCCACCGCTGGCTGCACTGTCGACTTCTTCTGGCGGCGATGCGGGCGGTCTTGCCGACGAGGGTGGCCACCAGCTCAAACCCGAACTGGATTTCACCGCCGATGCGCCCTTGGTGCCTGACGGCGAGGGCCTGCTGGTGCTTGATGACGAAGACGACGTGCCGCTGCGGCCGCAAGACGTGGACCGGAAGTTGATGCGCACCGCGCGTTTGGTCGCACTGGACCCTGATGACGGGATCGCGCTATGA